DNA sequence from the Amycolatopsis sp. Hca4 genome:
CTGGCATGGTTCCTCCAGGTGACGCCGGAACGGGTGGAGGTTTTCGATGGCACGCACAGGCGGTGAGGGCGAACTGCCCTCGGTCGCCGAGCTGGTGAACCTTTCGCAGACGAAGCCGCTGATGATCCGCGGTGAACTCGACGCGAAGCTCGCCGAGGAAGCCGCGGCCGCCGAGCCCGAACCCGTCCACGATCCGCTGGCCGTGCTCGACGCCGAGCTGGCCGCCGGGGAACCGGAGGAGGACGACCGCCCGCGGGAGGCGCCGCCCGCCGTCCGGTCCCGCCGCGCGAAGCCGTTCGTGCTCGCCGCGGGCGCGGCCGTCGCGCTCGGGCTGGCCGCCGTCGTGCTGCTCCAGCCGCACCAGGTGGGCGGGACGGCCGTGCCGCCGCCCGGCGCGCCCGCCCCGGTCGTGCCGCCGCCGACCTCCAGCGAAGCCGTCGAGACGATGAGCGCCTCCGCCGCGCCGGCGCCGCTCACCGCCGAGGTCCGGCACACCACGGCCGAGACCACCAGCGCCCCGGCCGGCGCCGGGCGCAAGCCCGCGGCCGAGCCGACGCCGAGCTCGGCGTCGCCGGAGGAGCAGTGGCGCGAGTACGTCAGCTCGGTGCTCAGCTCGTGGCAGCAGCACCCGCGCGGCGGCCGGAACCGCTGATCAGCAGCTCGCCGTGGCCGGCTTCCCGGCGATCCGGTCCTTCACGAAGGCCAGGACGTCGGCGTTGCCGGTGTAGACCAGCGTGATGTGGTCGGTGTCGTAGGTCTTCCACGTCTCCTGGACCCCGGCCGCGCAGTACGCCTTGTGCAGGCTGTCGGCCTGCGCGAACTGCACCAGCTGGTCGCCGGTCGCGTGGTAGAGGAACACCGGCACCCGCGGCGGGGTGCCGCCGAGCTTGTTCTCGTTCAGCCGTGCCACCCACGCGGGCTTGATGTAGCCAGGGCCGGTCGTGTAGTCCGCGATCTTCTGGTTCGCGTACGTCGTGAGCAGCTCGAACGTGCACGCGCTCTGCTTCATCTCGGCGAGCTTCGCGCGGCCGTTGTCGCTCAGGAACGAGTCCAGCTGCAGCTCCGGGTACGCCTGGTCGAGGCCGAGCAGCGCGTAGGCGAACACGCCGAAGCCGAACTTGCCGTCGAGCTGCAGGGTCACCTGGACCAGGTCGGCGGGCACGCCGCCGGCCGCGACCCCGACGAGGTTCAGCTCCGGCGCGTACGACGGCTGCAGTTCGCCGGCCCACGCCGCGGCGCCACCCCCCTGGGAGTACCCGCGGAAGACGACCTTCGCCGACGCCGACAGCCCGGCCGCGCCGAGCCGCTGGGCCGCGCGGACCGCGTCGATCACCGCCGGGCCCTCGGACCGGCCCACGACGTACGTCGTCTTCGGCGTGGCCTGGTAGCCCTCGTAGTCCGGGACGGCGACGGCGTACCCCGCGTCGAGCAGGTCGTCGAGCCCCGGCTGCTCGTAGAAGGCGCCGATGTCGATCATCTTCGACGGGGTGCAGGCGAACGCCGGGCCGTGCGTGCCCGGCGCGAACGCGACGATCGGAGCGGTCGCGCGGTCGGCGTTCTTCGGCACCAGCACCGTGCCGGTGACGGCGTCGGGCTGCCCGAGCGCGTTCGTCGACAGGTACATCACCTGCCACGCGTCGACCGAGGCGTGGCGCGGGCCGGCGTTCGACGGCCGCCAGCGGAGCACGTCACCCGGCTTGCCGGCGGGCAACGGTGACGGCGGGGTGTAGAACGAGTCGTCGGAGG
Encoded proteins:
- a CDS encoding lipase family protein; its protein translation is MTARRVLAALVALVLTAAFAPAAAATAPAPGPSDDSFYTPPSPLPAGKPGDVLRWRPSNAGPRHASVDAWQVMYLSTNALGQPDAVTGTVLVPKNADRATAPIVAFAPGTHGPAFACTPSKMIDIGAFYEQPGLDDLLDAGYAVAVPDYEGYQATPKTTYVVGRSEGPAVIDAVRAAQRLGAAGLSASAKVVFRGYSQGGGAAAWAGELQPSYAPELNLVGVAAGGVPADLVQVTLQLDGKFGFGVFAYALLGLDQAYPELQLDSFLSDNGRAKLAEMKQSACTFELLTTYANQKIADYTTGPGYIKPAWVARLNENKLGGTPPRVPVFLYHATGDQLVQFAQADSLHKAYCAAGVQETWKTYDTDHITLVYTGNADVLAFVKDRIAGKPATASC